A region from the Kribbella shirazensis genome encodes:
- a CDS encoding NAD-dependent protein deacetylase produces MRSRPTLEWAPGPDVLALEPGATDIGPVAQVVAAGRVVVLSGAGISTESGIPDYRGETGSLRTHTPMTYGDFTASAEARQRYWARSHLGWRTIARAEPNDGHRAVAALQARGYLSGVITQNVDGLHQAAGARDVVELHGNLDRILCLGCGRTSAREVLDRRLRAANQAFTAEATRINPDGDVELPDDIVRTFTVVACTVCGGVLKPDVVFFGENVPRNRVERCYRLIDDANAVLVLGSSLTVMSGFRFVRHAAKSGTPVLIVNQGVTRGDPYATHRVNLPLGRALTEVAAELVTELVAETTGPSHA; encoded by the coding sequence GTGCGTTCTCGTCCGACGTTGGAGTGGGCCCCCGGGCCCGACGTGCTCGCGTTGGAGCCAGGTGCGACAGACATCGGCCCGGTGGCGCAGGTAGTGGCCGCCGGGCGCGTCGTCGTACTGAGTGGCGCCGGGATCTCGACCGAATCGGGGATCCCGGACTACCGCGGCGAGACCGGGAGCCTGCGGACGCATACCCCGATGACGTACGGCGACTTCACGGCGAGCGCGGAGGCGCGGCAGCGGTACTGGGCGCGCAGCCACCTCGGCTGGCGGACCATCGCGCGCGCCGAGCCGAACGACGGCCACCGTGCCGTCGCCGCCCTCCAGGCCCGCGGCTACCTCAGCGGCGTCATCACCCAGAACGTCGACGGCCTGCACCAGGCGGCCGGCGCCCGCGACGTCGTCGAGCTGCACGGCAACCTGGATCGCATCCTTTGCCTCGGCTGCGGTAGGACGTCCGCCCGCGAAGTCCTCGACCGGCGCCTGCGGGCGGCCAACCAGGCCTTCACCGCGGAGGCGACCCGGATCAACCCCGACGGCGACGTCGAGCTCCCCGACGACATCGTCCGCACGTTCACCGTCGTGGCGTGCACGGTCTGCGGCGGCGTCCTCAAACCCGACGTGGTGTTCTTCGGCGAGAACGTCCCGAGGAACCGCGTCGAGCGCTGCTACCGGCTCATCGACGACGCGAACGCCGTCCTCGTCCTCGGGTCGTCCCTGACCGTGATGTCCGGCTTCCGCTTCGTCCGGCACGCCGCCAAGTCCGGTACGCCGGTGCTCATCGTCAACCAGGGCGTGACCCGTGGCGACCCGTACGCGACGCACCGGGTCAACCTCCCGCTCGGCCGGGCGCTCACCGAGGTGGCGGCAGAGCTGGTGACAGAGCTGGTGGCAGAAACCACCGGGCCGAGCCACGCGTGA
- a CDS encoding YciI family protein — protein sequence MKYLLLSYTPAAAWDAATAETPSEDALAAFAFYQTYEQELRASGEFVTSEGLGHPVVSTTVRKGTDGVVATDGVVATDGPFAELKEVLASFAVIDVASHERAIEIAGRIVEVLGEPIEIRPIMGDDFGA from the coding sequence GTGAAGTACCTGTTGCTCAGCTACACGCCGGCCGCCGCATGGGACGCCGCGACCGCGGAGACGCCGTCCGAGGACGCGCTCGCCGCGTTCGCGTTCTACCAGACCTACGAGCAGGAACTGCGGGCTTCCGGGGAGTTCGTCACCAGTGAGGGGCTCGGCCATCCGGTGGTCAGCACGACGGTTCGCAAGGGCACGGACGGCGTGGTCGCCACCGACGGCGTGGTCGCCACCGACGGCCCGTTCGCCGAACTCAAGGAGGTGCTGGCCAGCTTCGCGGTGATCGACGTCGCCAGCCACGAGCGCGCGATCGAGATCGCCGGCCGGATCGTCGAGGTGCTCGGCGAACCGATCGAGATCCGCCCGATCATGGGCGACGACTTCGGCGCGTGA